The following nucleotide sequence is from Burkholderia gladioli.
GCCTGGTCGAGCCAGATTTCTCGTTGCGCGGCCGTCAACGGATACACTTCGCCCAGCAGGACTGTCTGGTTCACTGCGCTTTCTCCTTCATGCGACCAGCCTCGTGAAGCGCCAGGGATGCGCGGGCCGGTTCGCGGATTGCTTGTTCTCGATGACGTGCGCCAGGCACGCCCTTACACCGCCGTCGCGCCGGCCGCCGCGTGCGGGGCTTCGGCCTGCGCCATCGCGCATGACAGCTCCGGCGGCGGCGCCTGCTCGGCTTCGGCGCGCTCCAGCGCAGCGAGCCGCTCGACCGCCTCGATCACGCCACGTGCCTTCACGATGGTTTCGTCGAATTCCTCGACGGGATCGGACAGCGCCGTGATCGCGCCGCCCACGCCCAGCCTCGCCCGGCCGCCCTGGATCGTCACCGAGCGGATCACGATGTTGAAATCGCAGGCGCCCGACAGCCCGAGCCAGCCCAAGGCACCCGAGTAGATGCCGCGCGGCCCCTGCTCGAGACGGTCGATGATCTCCATGGTCCGTTTCTTCGGCGCGCCGGTCATCGAGCCGCCCGGGAACGCGGCGCGCAGGCATTCGAGGCCGGACACCTCCGCCTTCAGCGTGCCGCGAATGGTCGACACCAACTGGTGCACATGGGAATAGGTCTCGACGTCGAACAGCTTCGGCACGTGCACCGAGCCGAGCCGGCTGACCTGGCCGAGATCGTTGCGCAGCAGGTCGACGATCATCAGGTTCTCGGCGCGGTCCTTCTCGCTCGCCAGCAGGTCGTCGATCAGCGCCTGATCCTCCTCGGGCGTGCGCCCGCGCGGACGCGTGCCCTTGATCGGCTTCGCCTCGGCGTGACCGTGGCGGTCCACGCACAGGAAGCGCTCGGGCGAGGAGCCGACGTGCGAGAAATCGCCGATATCGAAATAGGCCGCATGCGGCGCCGGCGACAGCTCGCGCATCGCGCGATAGAGCGCGAAGGGGGAACCCTCGAACGGGAAGCTGACCAGGTTGGTGAGGCAGATCTCGTAGCTCTCGCCGTTGACGATCTCGGTCAGCGCCTCGCGGATCTTGGCGATATAGCTGGGCCGGTCGTGGCGTATCTCGGCGTGCCGGGCGATCCAGGCTTCCACCTCGGCCAGCGAGAGTTTCCTGCGCGGTGCGCCGGCCTGGGCGGAAGCCACCGCGCCGCCGGCGTCGGCCGGCGCGCTCAGGACTGCCTCGACCGTGTCGAACCAGGCCTCGGCACGTGCACGGGCGGCCTCGCCGTCGACCAGATGCAGCAGCCAGGTCTTGCCTTCGAGATGGTCGATCGCCACCAGGCGAGTGGCGAACACGAAGGCCGCATCGTGCGTATCGGAGCGCCAGGCCAGCGAGCCGCCGGTCTCGCCCTTCAGTTCGTAGCCGAACACGCCCGCGTAGCCGAGGTTGAAGTCGAAGGGCAGTTCGGGAGGCGCCTCGATCCTTCGCTCCATCAGTTGCGTGTTCAACCAGGCGAACAGGCTCTCGACCTCGATCGTCTCGCTTCGGCCCTCACGCGCGATCGTGAGTCGCCGCGCGTGCAGATCGTAGGTGAGGATCTCGCCCAAGGGACCGTGCGCATCGCCCATGAAGCTGAAGCGCGAGAAGCCCGGCACCACCACGCTGCTCTCGAACATGAACGTGCCCGGGGAGCCCAGGAACACGCCGCGAAAAGCCTGCAAGGCATCCGCGCGCAGGTCCAGCGCCCGCCACTGAATCTGGAAGCGACCCATGATGGAAATTCCTTTCGACATACCAGTGACTGAAGACACGTTCCTCTCACGCGCGCAATCCGCGGCGACACGGCGGCATGCCGCGTCGCGTCGTCGAGCATCAACGCGAACGGAACGGAAATCCTTGAAACGAAGACGCGGCCGGGCCGCTCAGTACTTGCCGGATTGCTCGAGCTGGTCGAACAGGTCCTGCACGTTGTCCTCGAGAAAACCTTCCTCGCCGGAGCGATGGATCAGCTCGAAGCTCATGCCGGTGTTGTGGCAGCGCGAGGAAAACGCCTGGGTCAGCCCGCTGCCCTTGATCACCTTGGTGTCGAAGCCGAGCCCTCGCGACTTCAGCGAATCGACGGCCGTCTCCACGTCCTCGACGGCCATCGCGATATGCGCGATGCCGACGCCATGGTGCTCGACCAGCTTCGAGACCTGCGATTCGGGCTCGGTGCCC
It contains:
- a CDS encoding VOC family protein, with the translated sequence MNAGIPHAVRAADPGEPSGSKAADANVSFQRIDHIALAVKDLEEGVRLFRDVLGFELKQRRHIKGARTGMVSAEMELNGIRFVLCQGTEPESQVSKLVEHHGVGIAHIAMAVEDVETAVDSLKSRGLGFDTKVIKGSGLTQAFSSRCHNTGMSFELIHRSGEEGFLEDNVQDLFDQLEQSGKY
- the pabB gene encoding aminodeoxychorismate synthase component I; translated protein: MGRFQIQWRALDLRADALQAFRGVFLGSPGTFMFESSVVVPGFSRFSFMGDAHGPLGEILTYDLHARRLTIAREGRSETIEVESLFAWLNTQLMERRIEAPPELPFDFNLGYAGVFGYELKGETGGSLAWRSDTHDAAFVFATRLVAIDHLEGKTWLLHLVDGEAARARAEAWFDTVEAVLSAPADAGGAVASAQAGAPRRKLSLAEVEAWIARHAEIRHDRPSYIAKIREALTEIVNGESYEICLTNLVSFPFEGSPFALYRAMRELSPAPHAAYFDIGDFSHVGSSPERFLCVDRHGHAEAKPIKGTRPRGRTPEEDQALIDDLLASEKDRAENLMIVDLLRNDLGQVSRLGSVHVPKLFDVETYSHVHQLVSTIRGTLKAEVSGLECLRAAFPGGSMTGAPKKRTMEIIDRLEQGPRGIYSGALGWLGLSGACDFNIVIRSVTIQGGRARLGVGGAITALSDPVEEFDETIVKARGVIEAVERLAALERAEAEQAPPPELSCAMAQAEAPHAAAGATAV